Sequence from the Gemmatimonas sp. genome:
GAGGAGGCCAACGACAGCTCGTCGGCGCTGCGTGAGTACTGTCGAGCGCTACGACTCTCGCCCGCCGGACGTGATCTGGCCGACGTCCGCGCGCGCATCACGCGACTCACACCGCCTGCATCATCCGACGCACTGCGCCGCGCGCGCGAGCGCTTTAGTGCGGGCGTCGTGGCGTTCGACGCCCGTCGATATGAGGAGGCGCGAGGGGCATTCGACGATGCGGCGCGCGCCCTGCCGCAGGAGCCTGAGGCACGATTCAATCGGGCCGTCGCCGAGAGTCAACTCGGTGATCGTTCAGCCGCGCGTCGCGAGTTCACCACCTACCTCGCGCTGCGCCCCGAGGCGACGGACAGGGCACTCGTACAGCGGTCGATCGACGCACTCGGCCGGCCGCAGTTTTCAGCCGGAACGGCATTCGCCAGCGGTCTCGTGCCGGGTGTGGGACAATTCTACACGCGCCGTCCGGCCAAGGGGCTCGCGGTGCTCGCGCTCGTGGGAGGAGCCGCCTACGCCGCCATGCACACGGTCAGTCGGAGCCTGACAGTGGCCTATGTCGATCCAAACGGGGTGCCTGCGCCGTACCTCGTGATCGTCGAGGAACGCCCCTACCGGTCCGCAGGCCTGGCGGCCGGGGCAGGGATCACGATCGCGGCGGCCCTCGAGTCCGCCTGGTTTGCGAAGCGGGGGCCTGTGCAGTTTCAGATCGCACCCGGCGGCAAGGGCGCCGGGCTCGCCTTACGATTCTAAGACGGCCCGTCTAGCAAGCATTCACTTGCACCTTACATCAGCTGCGTTGCCAGGGCTGACCGCGGCCGGTGAACGCTCAGCTGGAAGATTCTTGCTCCGCTTGCTCGCCGTCACGTAGCGCGGATGGGTTTGGTGTCCAATCCTTCACTGTCGGTTACGGAGTCGAATGCCAACCGTCACTAGGATGGCCGCGAATCGCTCGTTGCGAATTCCCGGCGACGCTCGGCACCGTGCTCTTCACAGTAGGGCTTGCTCCCTCGGCCGCTCGATCCCATGGCCTATCTTCGCTGCACCGCATGTGGTTCCAAGGCGTTGGTCGCTGCCTCGCAGTGTCCGCGCTGTGCTCACCCGTTCAACCTGCTGAGTTCACGCGGTGACCGGGTGAAGCTGTCGCGTTGTCGTGGCTGTGGAATCATGCATCGCTTCGACGCCACCTGTCATTGGTGCGGCGTGCTGCCCAAGGCGTCGTGGCAGTCACCCGCCGTGTGGCGATCGGCGGCGGCCGTCCTCCTCTCAATCACCGTCGCCGGCGCCGCGTGGCGGTATGGATCGCCGCTGCGCGTGGATTTGATGCAGCGACTGAATGCGGAATCGGTGACGGTCGGTCAGGTCGCGACCAGTGAGCGCGCGCCAGCCGCACCGCCGGGTGAAACGGACGCCCTGGTGTCTGCGGCCGCCAACGCGATGACGCTGGCGGACAGTCTCGCGACAGCGTCGGCGAGTTCGACGGACAGCATCACCTGGACGCCGGCGGTGGCGCGCACCTGGGTGAACGTGCGGAACGACGCGAGCCGTGGCGGCGAAGTGGTCGGTGTCATCAAGCCGGCGTCCCGCGCCATGCTGGGCACCGATCGCGCCGGCTGGAGACAGGTGCGTTCGCCCGATGTCAACGGGTGGGTCGATCCGCGTCTCTTCGCTCCGGATTCGCTGCAGACTCGCGGAGAATGATCGCGAACGCGTCCCGGCGTGCGTTCACGCTGATCGAAGTGTTGGTGGTGATCGTGGTGATCGCCGTCCTCGCCACCTTTGTGGCGCCGAGTCTCTTTCGCAATGTGAACGACGCTCGTGTGGCGACGGCCAAGGCGCAGATCGAAAGCTTTGGTACCGCGCTGGACGCGTATCGGCTCGACAGCGGCCGCTATCCTACCACCACGCAGGGGCTCGCCGCGTTGTGGCAGAAGCCGGTGATCGATCCGCCGAGTGGGTGGACCGAGCCGTATCTGCGGAAGCCGGTCCCCGATGATCCGTGGGGCCGTCCGTACCTGTACGTCGCGCCGGGCAAAGTGAATCCCGGCAGTTACGACCTCCTCACGTACGGCGCCGACGGTCAGCCCGGCGGTGAAGGCGACAAGGCCGACATCACCAGCTGGAAGTAATTGGTGGTCTGGCGCACACGCTTCGCGCCGGCACCGACCGGGTATCTTCACCTCGGCCACGTGGTCAACGCGCTTCACGTGTGGGGGCTCGCCCGGGCATTCGGTGGCGACGTGCTGCTGCGCATCGAAGATCACGATCGGACACGTTGCCGCGACGAATACGAAGCGGCGCTGCTCGATGATCTCGACTGGCTCGGCTTTGCGCCTGACATCGGCAGCACCGACAGCTTTCGCGCGTCGCGGCGAGGCCGAGCGCACGCGTCACCTCATGCTCAGCGTCAGTCGGATAACGACGCGCGCTACGCGGCGGCGCTGGCCACACTTTCTGAATGCGGACTCACCTATGTGTGCACGTGCACGCGGCGCGATGTCGCGCGCCACGCTGCGCGCGCGCCAGGTGAAGAGCCTCGTTATCCGGGCACGTGCCGCGATGCGCAGCATGCCGACGCG
This genomic interval carries:
- the gspG gene encoding type II secretion system major pseudopilin GspG, with translation MIANASRRAFTLIEVLVVIVVIAVLATFVAPSLFRNVNDARVATAKAQIESFGTALDAYRLDSGRYPTTTQGLAALWQKPVIDPPSGWTEPYLRKPVPDDPWGRPYLYVAPGKVNPGSYDLLTYGADGQPGGEGDKADITSWK
- a CDS encoding tetratricopeptide repeat protein, coding for MSAPRLRPLLTILLIGGGVAQPARAQPITLSIKRTFASDVVAGCLSTVSAIASLPRDAAEARRVYASGQEMALQGDPRGAGVAFARASALDPADDRIAYAFARVLEEANDSSSALREYCRALRLSPAGRDLADVRARITRLTPPASSDALRRARERFSAGVVAFDARRYEEARGAFDDAARALPQEPEARFNRAVAESQLGDRSAARREFTTYLALRPEATDRALVQRSIDALGRPQFSAGTAFASGLVPGVGQFYTRRPAKGLAVLALVGGAAYAAMHTVSRSLTVAYVDPNGVPAPYLVIVEERPYRSAGLAAGAGITIAAALESAWFAKRGPVQFQIAPGGKGAGLALRF